A section of the Primulina eburnea isolate SZY01 chromosome 1, ASM2296580v1, whole genome shotgun sequence genome encodes:
- the LOC140803712 gene encoding protein FAR1-RELATED SEQUENCE 5-like, with protein MDENSGDEMSYIPQVGDNQKPKIGMKFESLDEAFSFYNQYARESGFSARMSNSKKSKKTKEVIWKKFVCFKEGHTDAIRWSKQSKSDEPIKERARGEIRTGCKSKISVVKEQTGLGWVISTFMESYNHPLSTPSKVHLLRSHRTVSAAKKALSQQFAEANVPTCQQMRLFEIESGGPEHVGCTERYIRNYEKTLRDEHKDIDAETLIDFFMSEKDKSSTFFFDYETDSDNRFIRCFWADPVSRRAYTAFGDVVVFDTTYNTNKYGMIFAPFVGVNHHHQTIIFGCGFLSDEKTDSFVWLLNKFLDAMPKGAPNLIITDQDPAITKAIAEVFPKTIHRYCLWHILNKFPDKLNPVTFRDHYQSIKNVIIHSTTSIEFERSWEDVMNCANLVENDWLSLMYELRHKWVPAYFNHVFSAGMSSSQRSESSHAFFKRYVCSKNSLMDFIIRFNKALRHQRHNELVADHTDMNERPKVKSNWPMELQMVNVYTKNKWLEFQNEISLSHGYYVQQASIGIEFRVYNIINFQGSSSAKHRLLTHDIQRDDISCSCMKFQFEGIPCRHMLAFFRINQVFHLPDQYILKRWTKDAKVGVLYTMAEQNLVDDPERCLMSRHMRLSCKASALIDVASFSDEGTNFLADEFDSIDRKMKEMNINRTLSSGIQSRSTLDGAIGITDPSEIRTKGRGKRLKSSKEKSISRGRQCRGCGRRG; from the coding sequence ATGGACGAAAACAGCGGCGATGAAATGTCATACATTCCTCAAGTTGGAGACAATCAAAAGCCAAAGATTGGGATGAAATTCGAATCTTTAGACGAGGCGTTTTCGTTCTACAACCAATATGCACGAGAATCTGGTTTTAGTGCAAGAATGAGCAATagcaaaaaaagtaaaaaaacaaaagaagtTATCTGGAAAAAATTTGTATGCTTTAAAGAAGGACATACAGATGCAATCAGATGGAGTAAACAATCAAAAAGTGATGAACCAATAAAGGAAAGAGCTCGTGGTGAGATTCGAACTGGATGTAAGTCAAAGATTTCAGTTGTGAAGGAACAAACCGGTCTTGGTTGGGTTATTAGTACCTTCATGGAAAGTTATAATCATCCACTATCAACTCCTTCAAAGGTGCATTTGTTGCGCTCACATCGTACTGTTTCTGCAGCAAAGAAAGCATTGAGTCAACAGTTTGCAGAAGCGAATGTACCTACTTGTCAACAAATGCGATTGTTTGAAATAGAGTCTGGAGGACCTGAACATGTTGGTTGCACAGAAAGATATATAAGAAACTACGAGAAAACGCTTAGGGATGAGCACAAGGATATTGATGCCGAAACATTGATTGATTTCTTTATGTCTGAGAAAGACAAGAGCTCAACTTTCTTTTTTGATTACGAGACTGATTCAGACAATAGATTTATTCGGTGTTTTTGGGCGGATCCTGTTTCAAGGAGGGCATACACTGCATTTGGTGATGTAGTGGTGTTTGATACAACGTATAACACCAACAAATATGGGATGATTTTTGCACCATTTGTAGGagttaatcatcatcatcagaccaTTATTTTTGGTTGTGGATTTTTGAGTGATGAGAAAACTGATTCTTTTGTTTGGTTGCTTAATAAGTTTCTGGATGCCATGCCTAAAGGAGCACCAAACTTGATCATAACTGACCAGGATCCTGCTATAACGAAAGCCATAGCTGAAGTTTTCCCTAAAACAATACATCGATATTGTTTGTGGCACATTCTAAACAAATTCCCAGATAAATTGAACCCGGTGACTTTCCGTGACCACTATCAAAGCATAAAAAATGTCATCATACATTCTACGACTTCTATTGAATTTGAGAGATCATGGGAAGATGTTATGAATTGTGCTAACTTGGTAGAAAATGATTGGCTGTCATTGATGTATGAGTTGCGGCATAAGTGGGTGCCGGCTTATTTCAACCATGTATTTTCTGCAGGAATGTCAAGTAGTCAGAGGTCTGAAAGTTCACATGCATTTTTCAAGAGGTACGTCTGTAGCAAGAACTCATTGATGGATTTTATAATTCGTTTCAATAAGGCACTTCGACACCAAAGACACAATGAGTTAGTTGCCGATCATACTGATATGAACGAGCGGCCAAAGGTTAAATCGAACTGGCCAATGGAACTGCAAATGGTGAATGTATACACGAAAAATAAATGGTTGGAGTTTCAAAATGAAATTAGTCTGAGTCATGGTTATTACGTGCAACAAGCATCTATCGGAATTGAGTTTAGGGTTTACAATATCATTAATTTTCAAGGTTCTTCTTCTGCCAAACATAGGCTGCTTACGCATGACATACAAAGAGACGATATATCATGTAGTTGCATGAAATTTCAATTTGAGGGTATTCCGTGCAGGCATATGTTAGCATTCTTTCGTATCAACCAAGTGTTCCACTTACCTGATCAGTATATACTCAAACGGTGGACAAAAGATGCAAAAGTTGGCGTACTATACACTATGGCTGAGCAAAATTTGGTCGACGATCCAGAAAGGTGTTTGATGTCTAGACATATGAGGTTATCTTGTAAAGCTTCAGCTTTAATTGATGTAGCATCTTTCAGTGATGAGGGGACAAACTTCTTGGCTGATGAGTTTGATTCTATTGATAGAAAAATGAAAGAGATGAATATTAATAGAACGTTAAGCAGTGGAATTCAAAGTAGGAGTACCTTGGATGGAGCCATTGGTATCACTGATCCTTCAGAAATAAGAACAAAAGGACGTGGGAAGAGACTAAAATCATCGAAGGAGAAATCAATATCAAGGGGCAGACAGTGTCGTGGATGCGGGCGTCGAGGTTGA
- the LOC140827191 gene encoding uncharacterized protein has protein sequence MISKPTTWRRRRFPVQCLLLLIALFATLGIVILGIKAVDPSSPIPGNKNTLGVSALNMTINFVKQVNITKKCATVEEMGEIFGRGYAEESLRVRRIIQAHFALNGALTVRELPQHQFCKHGFVIGKASEAGLGNEMYKILTAAAVSVMLNRSLIIGQTRGKYPFGDYISYSNQTFTMKEVKHLWRKNHCLAKYGRHLTMRIDDFQKPALTNVLCSDWRKWQEPIIWFQNATDAVAAQFFLKNVHPEMREASSYLFGRPEDLQRRANVFGELMRILIFPSKNIERAVNWALNGSQDPDIVLHMRMMMNRSVRARQAALDCVKKTANDISMISRPKLVLVTDTPSLVKDIVPILEEFTEVIHFDYKNFELNISGNNKLNSSSFRVKDWGPAPRWVAFVDFFLASRAKHAVISGAHRRVGTTYVQLIAALAAACRLDENSSSHSVLRFFSSFQSNLLSEGLKNQVGWGHVWNRFAGPLSCRSRSNQCALTPILAPAWWDGLWQSPIPRDIRRMEAYGIKLSGFGTFYDDHLNHFCRTRKTPVVSVPLI, from the exons ATGATCTCAAAGCCGACGACATGGCGCCGCCGTCGATTCCCCGTGCAGTGTCTTCTCCTCCTGATTGCATTGTTCGCCACTCTGGGCATTGTGATTCTCGGTATAAAGGCCGTTGATCCATCTTCGCCGATTCCTGGTAACAAGAACACTCTAGGAGTCTCTGCCTTGAATATGACGATAAATTTTGTGAAACAAGTTAACATTACAAAGAAATGCGCGACGGTTGAAGAAATGGGTGAGATCTTCGGCAGAGGATATGCTGAGGAAAGTCTTAGAGTGAGAAGAATCATTCAGGCTCACTTCGCTCTTAATG GTGCTTTAACAGTGAGAGAACTTCCTCAACATCAATTCTGCAAACATGGTTTTGTTATTGGAAAGGCGTCAGAAGCCGGCTTGGGTAATGAAATGTACAAGATCTTAACTGCTGCTGCCGTCAGTGTGATGTTGAACAGATCACTGATAATTGGGCAAACCAG GGGTAAATACCCTTTCGGTGATTACATCTCTTATTCCAACCAAACCTTTACAATGAAAGAAGTAAAGCATCTGTGGAGAAAGAATCATTGTCTGGCAAAGTATGGGAGGCATCTTACAATGAGGATTGATGATTTTCAGAAGCCAGCATTGACAAATGTTCTCTGCAGTGATTGGAGGAAATGGCAAGAACCAATCATATG GTTTCAAAATGCTACAGATGCTGTGGCTGCACAGTTTTTCTTAAAGAACGTACATCCTGAAATGAGGGAAGCATCCTCTTATCTATTTGGGAGACCAGAAGATCTTCAACGCAGGGCTAATGTGTTTGGAGAATTAATGAGGATTTTAATCTTTCCTTCCAAAAATATTGAGCGGGCAGTAAATTGGGCTCTTAATGGCAGTCAGGATCCTGATATTGTACTGCACATGCGGATGATGATGAATAG GTCAGTGAGAGCAAGACAAGCAGCCTTGGACTGTGTGAAAAAAACTGCTAATGATATTTCAATGATATCGAGACCTAAGTTGGTTTTGGTTACAGATACCCCTTCTCTGGTGAAAGACATCGTACCAATTTTAGAGGAATTTACGGAA GTTATTCATTTTGATTACAAAAATTTCGAGTTGAATATTTCTGGTAACAACAAGTTAAACAGCTCATCTTTTAGAGTAAAGGACTGGGGTCCAGCACCCAGATGGGTAGCCTTCGTTGATTTTTTTCTGGCATCACGTGCTAAACATGCTGTAATTTCTGGAGCTCATCGACGGGTTGGGACAACCTATGTTCAATTGATTGCAGCACTTGCAGCTGCTTGTAGACTAG ATGAAAATAGCTCTAGCCATTCTGTCCTCAGATTCTTTAGCAGCTTCCAAAGTAATTTGCTTTCAGAGGGTTTGAAGAATCAGGTTGGATGGGGGCATGTATGGAACAGATTTGCTGGTCCGCTAAGTTGTCGCAGCCGCTCCAATCAATGTGCTTTAACGCCTATTCTTGCCCCTGCTTGGTGGGATGGACTTTGGCAATCCCCTATTCCACGTGACATACGGAGGATGGAAGCATATGGCATCAAGCTCTCAGGGTTTGGAACATTTTATGATGACCACCTAAATCACTTTTGTCGCACGAGGAAGACTCCTGTGGTTTCTGTCCCTCTTATTTGA
- the LOC140803719 gene encoding uncharacterized protein, which translates to MDYNFPFIHSLYKLLQQRPHPPPISFRTLNPPFPEKRLRRIFKISTEGMADENVVYLPRKLGRDAIFRCKLTIQSRYNEISEKIHFYLNNEERTHFFEHSPFGNLVRYYRDFKISSQILWYLMSNQILDSISDDLWMVVCKRPVRFSLLEYCLITGLDCAIELEDLPGRGVFATTHFPGKADIVLGDLEGKIMVQEHNETGLDMEKIKMASLYFCCAVFGEATRKKTTKIDPKYLSLVDDLDRFNRYPWGRVAYRDAVRCLKKDLLGRYNYLAEAQGRTEVEGSFLVGGFVLPLQIFAYECYPSVAQKLARRRDVDGLMLPRMFQWVTKTWATNRAPTGVEIAAAFGDCAIDDCLGFLTPSPEELVAPYYTTGNFVDSAPDAVIIRVLELWGQGRTVICSEHPVESPSVQPTHFAHSPPSDQPMHFGHSPPSVQHTPPVHASPDVSGIRRGDLDRSSSRTSSHMRTGPRVHFGLNPSHRPSPLEHRFERRLTALEDSVRSLHVKIAAEFIDTRVFMRSVNQTLADLKSSLTEQIRAGFAEMRSNTSVQEDRDYSIVYTRGRKRKASEADFGVDDNLAREIASTSQTLHMFEPNLPVIIEESSEDIQVTPVPRKSGGEATTSRGVADNLAREIDSGSQTQQIFEPNLEAIPEESAGDIQVTPDARMSGGEATTSRDAGVRPLAETVTLKVNNSLARVRASMLDRLPSKIRGFYAEYEKSFYGPMAIANSPVTFLHMGEALRGLLEMQIRHPEVMSADDSLMDKNFYSAISVIAEAKDIDFNISLVPIVSKVKGSDPEWPRLSWEKARRILIPVYRDGRWFLLKLVTGVNKCIIYDLQRRHDPKFKDLNEDIEPILINAARLLSIVGNNPHPERPWNIKLHDEFRAKIIHEDSGAFVLAVAGYSLSRSAQVVLTLDDRLVSEFRYFLACNIFLNDW; encoded by the exons ATGGATTACAATTTTCCCTTCATTCACTCACTTTACAAATTACTTCAGCAGAGACCCCACCCCCCTCCTATTTCATTCCGAACCCTAAACCCTCCGTTCCCTGAAAAACGCCTCCGTCGAATCTTCAAAATCTCAACGGAAGGAATGGCAGACGAAAATGTG GTCTATTTACCGAGAAAATTAGGCAGGGATGCCATTTTCCGATGTAAGTTGACAATCCAATCGAGATATAACGAGATTTCTGAGaagattcatttttatttgaacAACGAGGAGAGAACCCATTTTTTCGAGCATTCGCCTTTTGGTAATTTAGTTAGGTATTATagagattttaaaatttctaGCCAAATTCTATGGTACTTAATGAGTAACCAGATACTTGATAGTATTAGTGATGATTTGTGGATGGTGGTGTGCAAAAGGCCTGTTAGATTTTCTTTGTTAGAGTATTGTTTAATAACGGGTCTCGATTGCGCTATAGAGCTCGAAGATTTACCAGGTAGAGGTGTATTTGCCACCACACACTTTCCCGGTAAGGCTGATATTGTTTTGGGTGATTTGGAGGGAAAGATTATGGTCCAAGAGCATAACGAGACTGGTCTAGACATGGAGAAGATAAAGATGGCTAGTCTATACTTTTGTTGTGCCGTATTTGGTGAGGCGACGAGGAAAAAGACGACGAAGATCGATCCTAAATACTTGAGCCTTGTAGATGATTTGGATAGGTTCAACCGTTATCCCTGGGGTAGAGTAGCCTATCGGGATGCGGTCCGATGTCTGAAGAAAGATCTTTTAGGTCGATATAATTACCTCGCCGAGGCACAGGGCCGGACAGAAGTTGAGGGCAGCTTCCTTGTCGGTGGTTTTGTTCTCCCTCTGCAG ATCTTCGCTTATGAATGTTATCCGAGCGTGGCACAGAAGTTAGCAAGGAGAAGAGATGTGGACGGTTTGATGTTGCCCAGGATGTTTCAGTGGGTGACTAAGACGTGGGCGACAAACCGTGCCCCAACTGGTGTTGAAATCGCTGCAGCCTTCGGTGATTGTGCTATAGAT GATTGTTTGGGATTTTTGACTCCTAGTCCTGAGGAGCTAGTTGCACCGTATTATACCACCGGGAATTTTGTTGATTCTGCGCCTGATGCGGTGATCATTCGGGTACTCGAGCTCTGGGGGCAGGGTCGGACAGTCATATGTAGCGAGCACCCTGTGGAGTCTCCCTCAGTCCAGCCCACGCATTTTGCACATTCACCTCCCTCTGACCAGCCCATGCATTTTGGACATTCACCTCCCTCTGTCCAGCACACGCCTCCTGTACATGCATCTCCTGACGTTTCCGGCATCCGTCGTGGTGATCTCGATAGATCCAGCTCTAGGACCAGTTCTCATATGCGTACGGGTCCTAGAGTCCACTTTGGACTCAATCCCTCCCACCGCCCATCACCCTTGGAGCATCGTTTCGAGCGGCGATTGACTGCGTTGGAGGATTCCGTTAGGTCCTTGCATGTGAAGATTGCAGCAGAATTTATTGATACCAGAGTGTTTATGAGGagtgtaaatcaaactctagcTGACTTGAAATCTAGTTTGACTGAACAGATTAGAGCTGGTTTTGCTGAGATGAGGTCTAACACGTCAGTGCAGGAGGACAGAGATTATAGCATAGTCTATACCAGAGGGCGGAAGAGGAAAGCATCTGAGGCAGATTTTG GTGTGGATGATAATCTGGCTAGGGAAATTGCGAGTACTAGCCAAACACTACATATGTTTGAGCCTAACCTTCCGGTGATTATAGAGGAGTCCTCAGAAG ATATTCAAGTGACTCCGGTTCCGCGTAAGTCAGGTGGTGAGGCGACCACGTCTAGAG GTGTGGCTGATAATTTGGCTAGGGAAATTGACAGTGGTAgccaaacccaacagatattTGAGCCTAACCTTGAAGCCATTCCAGAGGAGTCCGCAGGAG atATTCAAGTGACTCCAGATGCGCGTATGTCAGGAGGCGAGGCGACCACGTCGAGAG ATGCCGGTGTGAGGCCACTTGCGGAGACCGTGACATTGAAGGTAAACAACTCGCTTGCGCGAGTTAGGGCCTCGATGCTCGACCGTTTGCCCAGTAAGATTCGAGGTTTTTATGCCGAATATGAGAAGTCGTTCTACGGGCCCATGGCTATCGCAAACTCGCCTGTCACTTTCCTT CACATGGGCGAAGCTCTCCGTGGATTGCTTGAGATGCAGATCCGACATCCTGAAGTGATGTCGGCAGATGATTCGTTGATGGACAAAAATTTCTATTCTGCGATATCAGTTATAGCCGAAGCTAAAGATATCGATTTCAACATAAGTCTGGTACCGATTGTGAGCAAAGTAAAAGGTAGTGATCCAGAATGGCCGCGTCTCTCGTGGGAAAAGGCGCGAAGAATTCTCATCCCTGTCTACAGAGATGGGCGCTGGTTTTTGCTAAAACTCGTGACAGGGGTGAATAAGTGCATTATATATGACTTGCAGCGAAGGCACGATCCCAAATTCAAAGATCTGAATGAAGACATAGAGCCTATACTTATAAACGCAGCTCGTCTGCTATCCATTGTTGGGAACAACCCGCACCCCGAGAGGCCATGGAATATAAAACTACATGATGAATTCCGTGCCAAGATTATACA TGAAGATTCAGGAGCGTTTGTGTTAGCTGTTGCCGGATACTCTTTGTCCAGGAGTGCGCAAGTAGTACTAACTTTAGATGATAGATTAGTTTCTGAGTTTAGATACTTTTTAGCTTGTAATATTTTCCTTAATGATTGGTGA
- the LOC140827200 gene encoding homeobox-leucine zipper protein HDG11-like, whose product MHSAEGGSGSGDKETSNSQKGKIQYRRHSEQKIHRLEAFFKECPHPDENQRQQLSRELSLDPMQIKFWFQNKRTQTKAQNDRAENNALRSENERFRSENLAIQEVLRKGLCQSCIGSALGEEEKHSVLQRLKIENVLLTEEHRRFIDMQKLAMPPHGIGSFLETPGNLSVGDEMGVTAALDREQTPWKLQDPTSQLHVSEIEKVEKSLIIGIAASAMDELVELLHLKEPVWIKSATDGRSLIHHDSYYKLFPKANHLKTASARIESSKDSGMVAVAATHLIEMLLDSNKWKDLFPTIINEAGTIEVIDTGEFGGSLNLMYGKIHVLSPLVAPREFYFIRYCRQLNSRTWILVDVSYDFIKQFENAAPTNPQKFPSGCMIEDISNGKSNITWIEHVEVDDKSLTHRLYRDLLCNCQAYGATRWVVTLQRMCERIAFSVGRTMTQKHALEGVIGLPEGRRNLMNLCHRMVKNFCEELSLSDRLDFSHSSASNNSGVRVSLHRSTVQGMPNGLILSAATSLWLPLSYETLFDFFKDEKNRAQWDALSNGNISNEIAHISTGTHPGNCVSIIQPYVPEESNMLILQESCIDPLGAMVIYAPIELPSVIAAVNGEDMAEIPILPSGFVISTDGCTDDGVGASSSSSKSRSSGSLLTVAFQILMCYGTRPRELNMETVSNVHALLSTTIQKIKTALDCSELE is encoded by the exons ATGCATTCTGCTGAAGGAGGAAGTGGATCAGGTGACAAAGAAACCTCCAACTCTCAAAAGGGGAAGATACAATATCGACGGCACTCTGAGCAAAAAATTCACCGGCTGGAAGc TTTTTTTAAGGAATGTCCCCACCCAGATGAGAACCAAAGGCAGCAATTGAGCAGGGAACTAAGTCTCGACCCTATGCAAATAAAgttttggtttcaaaataaaaggaCTCAGACAAAG gcGCAAAATGATAGAGCTGAAAACAATGCCCTCCGGTCTGAAAATGAAAGATTTCGCAGTGAGAATCTCGCAATTCAGGAGGTACTAAGAAAGGGCCTTTGTCAGTCTTGTATTGGTTCAGCTCTTGGGGAAGAAGAGAAACATAGTGTGTTACAGAGGTTGAAGATAGAAAATGTACTATTGACAGAAGAG CATAGACGATTCATTGACATGCAAAAATTAGCCATGCCTCCTCATGGAATTGGGTCCTTTTTAGAGACGCCTGGAAATCTTTCAGTTGGTGACGAAATGGGTGTCACTGCTGCTCTTGATCGTGAACAAACGCCATGGAAATTACAGGATCCGACATCACAGCTGCACGTAAGTGAAATAGAGAAGGTCGAAAAATCTCTCATTATTGGGATAGCTGCTTCTGCCATGGATGAGCTTGTGGAGCTTTTACACCTGAAAGAGCCTGTATGGATCAAGTCTGCCACAGATGGGAGATCTCTTATACATCACGATAGCTATTATAAGCTTTTTCCAAAGGCAAATCATTTGAAAACTGCAAGTGCTCGGATTGAATCTTCAAAAGATTCAGGCATGGTGGCAGTTGCTGCAACACATTTAATTGAAATGCTTCTTGATTCG AATAAATGGAAGGATTTATTTCCTACTATTATCAACGAAGCAGGGACCATTGAAGTGATTGATACTGGAGAGTTTGGTGGCTCTCTGAATTTG ATGTATGGAAAAATACACGTTTTGTCACCTCTTGTGGCTCCTCGGGAATTCTATTTTATTCGCTACTGCCGACAGCTTAACTCAAGAACTTGGATTCTGGTCGATGTATCCTATGATTTCATTAAACAGTTTGAAAATGCCGCTCCAACTAACCCTCAGAAGTTTCCTTCGGGATGTATGATTGAAGATATTTCAAATGGAAAATCTAAT ATTACATGGATTGAGCATGTCGAAGTGGACGATAAATCATTGACCCATCGCTTATATAGAGATTTATTATGTAATTGTCAAGCATATGGAGCTACAAGGTGGGTTGTTACCCTTCAAAGGATGTGCGAGAGGATTGCATTCTCAGTGGGGCGAACTATGACACAAAAGCATGCCCTTGAAGGGG TTATTGGCTTGCCTGAAGGCCGAAGGAACTTGATGAATCTTTGCCATAGAATGGTCAAGAATTTTTGTGAAGAACTGAGCTTGTCAGATAGACTAGATTTTTCCCACTCGTCAGCATCGAATAACAGTGGAGTGCGGGTCTCGCTCCATAGAAGCACTGTTCAAGGGATGCCTAATGGTCTGATTTTGAGTGCTGCGACCTCTCTTTGGCTTCCCCTTTCTTATGAAACTCTCTTTGATTTCTTCAAAGATGAGAAAAATAGAGCTCAG TGGGATGCCCTGTCTAATGGAAATATTTCCAATGAGATTGCACACATCTCAACTGGGACGCATCCTGGAAACTGTGTCTCCATCATTCAG CCATATGTACCCGAAGAGAGCAACATGTTGATTCTGCAAGAGAGTTGCATTGACCCTCTCGGAGCGATGGTGATATATGCCCCAATAGAATTACCATCTGTCATTGCTGCTGTGAATGGAGAGGACATGGCCGAGATTCCAATACTTCCATCTGGTTTCGTTATTTCTACGGATGGTTGTACTGATGATGGAGTTGGAGCGTCTTCCAGTTCGAGTAAGAGCAGATCCAGCGGTTCACTCTTGACGGTTGCTTTTCAAATATTAATGTGCTACGGCACACGCCCAAGGGAACTGAATATGGAGACTGTATCTAATGTGCATGCCCTTTTGAGCACAACAATTCAGAAGATAAAGACGGCTCTCGATTGTTCAGAGTTGGAGTGA
- the LOC140827219 gene encoding auxin transporter-like protein 5 has protein sequence MASSDKVVETVMVGNYVEMETEGKPRDIKSQVSNLFWHGGSAYDAWFSCASNQVAQVLLTLPYSFSQLGMLSGVLFQLFYGVMGSWTAYLICILYLEYRTRKEREKVDFRNHVIQWFEVLDGLLGKHWRNVGLAFNCTFLLFGSVIQLIACASNIYYINDNLDKRTWTYIFGACCATTVFIPSFRNYRIWSFLGLLMTTYTAWYLTIASLLHGQVEGVKHSGPNKLVLYFTGATNILYTFGGHAVTVEIMHAMWKPQKFKAIYLIATAYVLTLTLPSASAVYWAFGDLLLNHSNAFALLPRSPFRDMAVILMLIHQFITFGFACTPLYFVWEKAIGMHECKSLCKRAAARLPVVVPIWFLAIIFPFFGPINSTVGSLLVSFTVYIIPALAHIFTFRSAAARENAVEQPPKYFGRWVGTYIINIFLVIWVLIIGFGFGGWASMTNFIHQIDTFGLFTKCYQCLPQLPPHLANATAPLPPPAANLTHLPPSIHGHL, from the exons ATGGCGTCCTCCGATAAGGTGGTGGAGACTGTTATGGTGGGAAACTATGTAGAAATGGAGACCGAAGGGAAACCAAGAGATATCAAGTCTCAAGTTTCCAACCTCTTCTGGCATGGCGGCTCCGCTTACGATGCCTGGTTCAGCTGTGCTTCCAACCAG GTGGCTCAAGTGTTGCTTACATTGCCATATTCATTTTCGCAACTGGGAATGCTTTCCGGGGTTCTGTTCCAGCTGTTCTATGGCGTGATGGGAAGCTGGACAGCTTATTTAATCTGCATCCTCTACCTGGAATACAGAACCaggaaagaaagagagaaagtTGATTTCAGGAATCACGTTATTCAG TGGTTTGAAGTTCTTGACGGGCTCCTCGGAAAACACTGGAGGAACGTGGGCTTGGCGTTTAACTGcacttttcttctgtttggatcCGTGATTCAACTTATAGCCTGCGCAAG CAATATATATTACATAAATGACAATTTGGACAAGAGAACGTGGACGTATATATTTGGGGCATGTTGTGCTACGACAGTGTTCATTCCTTCGTTTCGCAATTATAGAATATGGTCTTTTCTTGGCTTGCTGATGACCACTTATACAGCGTGGTACCTCACTATTGCATCCTTACTCCATGGACag GTAGAGGGCGTGAAGCATTCGGGTCCAAACAAGTTGGTGTTGTATTTCACAGGGGCCACCAACATTCTCTACACATTTGGGGGACATGCCGTTACTGT GGAGATAATGCACGCAATGTGGAAGCCACAGAAATTCAAGGCCATATACTTAATAGCCACAGCGTATGTGTTGACCCTGACACTCCCGTCTGCCTCGGCAGTATACTGGGCTTTCGGAGATTTGCTTCTCAATCACTCCAATGCTTTCGCCCTTCTGCCGAGATCACCCTTCAGGGACATGGCCGTCATTTTGATGCTCATCCATCAG TTTATAACATTCGGATTCGCGTGCACTCCCTTGTATTTCGTGTGGGAGAAGGCGATAGGCATGCATGAATGCAAGAGCTTGTGCAAGAGGGCGGCGGCGAGGTTGCCCGTGGTGGTTCCGATATGGTTCTTGGCCATCATCTTCCCGTTTTTCGGGCCTATCAACTCCACCGTCGGGTCGCTTCTTGTCAGCTTCACAGTCTACATTATCCCTGCTTTGGCTCACATTTTTACCTTCAGATCAGCCGCGGCCCGAGAG AATGCGGTGGAGCAGCCTCCAAAGTACTTTGGGAGATGGGTTGGGACTTACATCATCAACATATTTTTGGTTATATGGGTTTTGATAATCGGGTTCGGGTTCGGAGGATGGGCCAGTATGACAAATTTTATTCACCAAATCGACACCTTCGGTCTATTCACAAAGTGCTACCAATGCCTGCCTCAATTGCCGCCGCACCTGGCCAACGCCACCGCTCCTCTTCCACCTCCGGCAGCCAACCTCACCCATCTTCCTCCCAGTATTCACGGCCACCTTTGA